cccttctgcagaggatcaaaattgcgatgacatgtcttcggttcatcctcagggatatttcgCAGACCATCTctaatagctcattgtgcagctctagtgcgacgcaaaaAAGTACCTACCTAACTTTTGTAATTGAATCTATTTTAAGTGCCAGTATTTATGTTAAGTGGGGTATtccttcaatatatttttttaaaatttttagtatacatcagaaatataattttatggctttcttactttttcttaaaagattaaATGTCCATGATTTTGTAAAggtcaataattgttttttttctttctaggaCCTGAAAGCCAAGCTGCTTGCAGCAGTTCAACAGTTATGTTCCGGACAGATCATCCAGACAAAATGAATAACTAAGATACTAGctgatgataaaaaatatctgcagtgcaatttttatcactaatcaatcgtccaaaaaaaaaatgatggctACTAGCAGATCGCactttcaaatgaaaaactTCATCCACAAAACGGAATAATCaccatacaataaaaaaagaaaaaaaaagaatgtgatCTCTTTCTTTGAAGTAACCAAACATACCACCAAGTTCCTCTTTTCTAAGTCcctcatattttttatcataaaaaactaTGATAAATCATATTCATCTGCGTTATACCCATGTATTGACTTTTATACTGTTACATGCTTTGTTGGTCAGCACTGCACATGCGGACAAGAGACCATTTTATGTTATAGCACATATGGTGAACGAGCTCCGTCAGGTTCGACACTACCTGGATCGTGGTGCGAACTCCCTGGAATCGGATATTCAGTTCTATTCAGACGGATCAGTGAAAGAAGTGTATCATGGGTTTCCTTGTGATTGTTTCAGGACTTGCACAAAGACTGCTGGTTTGTCAGAGTATTTGCAACACGTGCGGAAAATTACGGATCCCAACGAACCGAACAATTACTACGATAAAATGGTGCTACAAATGCTGGATTTAAAGATGAGCTCTTCCAACAATAAGAAGAAATCGGGGAGGGAAATTGCTAGACATATTCTTGATCATTTGTGGACTCCAGATGGTAGCAGAGAACAAGAGGTAATCGTTAATCTGTAAATTGGTCATACAAGTGATATGAATATACATAACAGAAAGGCGTTCTGCTTaggatacaaaaaatttattcacaccaaattctaaaataagttACGAATTTCGTTAACAGATGGCACTGTTGTCTGAGAAAAACTAAGTAAGCAATGCTCCGTGTCAGATCATTCCAATTGAAATGCACGAGAGTCTGTTAAGTTTGTCCTCAGACTGCTCCACTGCATTGCTGAGAAAGGTGATTATTTTCAAACCATTGATTGATCGTTTTCGCTTATAACAGCGCCATCTGTTAATGAACGtcgtaattaattttgaaactttgctaagatatattgatttattttatttctctatttcctttcaatttatttaattggctTTTAAAACCGTCAGTCATTTCTGGAATATTCTGTACTATACTCCGTTCAGAATATTGATTCTCATAAAGATAATAACGAACTGGCTtatcttattaatgataatttttttgatatttttcttaaatattagaaaaaatcttttgaatagAGAATTAAAAGTCATGTTTGATGAATGTATATTAGGAAAAAAcagcactttaaaataatgatgcattacaatataatataaataactttaaaagctTACACGACAAACTccgtttagaaaaaatatcaaaataattgtttttattactgtCAAGTAAGTCAACAACATGCacatctaaaaacatttttaattaatcaatttgcTTAGGAGAAgtctattttcagaaaattactttttagatcagaattgttaaagaaatagtttgtcattaatgaaaaaaatcacaaaaaaaaaagagaaaaaaattcagccaACTCTTTTTAGTGATGgagaaaaatggagaaaaatttaaacaaatttctgcagaataaaatttaccacTGTAAGATTATAAGCTGCAactcataaaaacataaaatgttaagCTTAAACGTATATTGATTCTTGAACAGCAGCAATTTTTTGACTGCgcacttaaattttttccgattcattaaaatttcaagcaatacctataatattttagtaatccCTTTTTAAAGATTACGTATAATTCTTGTGCGAGAATAATTGAAATTCTACTTCAATTTCCTTCGATTCCTTAAAATTTCTAGCAATACctatattattttagtaatccCTTTTTAAAGATTGCGTATAATTCTTGTACGAGAATAATTGAAATTCTACTTCAATTTCCTtcgattcattaaaatttctagcaatacctatattattttagtaatccCTTTTTAAAGATTGCGTATAATTCTTGTACGAGAATAATTGAAATTCTACTTCAATTTCCTtcgattcattaaaatttctagcaatacctataatattttagtaatccCTTTTTAAAGATTGCGTATAATTCTTGTACGAGAATAATTGAAATTCTACTTCAATTTCCTTcgatacattaaaatttctagcaatacctatattattttagtaatccCTTTTTAAAGATTGCGTATAATTCTTGTACGAGAATAATTGAAATTCTACTTCAATTTCCTTCNNNNNNNNNNNNNNNNNNNNNNNNNNNNNNNNNNNNNNNNNNNNNNNNNNNNNNNNNNNNNNNNNNNNNNNNNNNNNNNNNNNNNNNNNNNNNNNNNNNNNNNNNNNNNNNNNNNNNNNNNNNNNNNNNNNNNNNNNNNNNNNNNNNNNNNNNNNNNNNNNNNNNNNNNNNNNNNNNNNNNNNNNNNNNNNNNNNNNNNNNNNNNNNNNNNNNNNNNNNNNNNNNNNNNNNNNNNNNNNNNNNNNNNNNNNNNNNNNNNNNNNNNNNNNNNNNNNNNNNNNNNNNNNNNNNNNNNNNNNNNNNNNNNNNNNNNNNNNNNNNNNNNNNNNNNNNNNNNNNNNNNNNNNNNNNNNNNNNNNNNNNNNNNNNNNNNNNNNNNNNNNNNNNNNNNNNNNNNNNNNNNNNNNNNNNNNNNNNNNNNNNNNNNNNNNNNNNNNNNNNNNNNNNNNNNNNNNNNNNNNNNNNNNNNNNNNNNNNNNNNNNNNNNNNNNNNNNNNNNNNNNNNNNNNNNNNNNNNNNNNNNNNNNNNNNNNNNNNNNNNNNNNNNNNNNNNNNNNNNNNNNNNNNNNNNNNNNNNNNNNNNNNNNNNNNNNNNNNNNNNNNNNNNNNNNNNNNNNNNNNNNNNNNNNNNNNNNNNNNNNNNNNNNNNNNNNNNNNNNNNNNNNNNNNNNNNNNNNNNNNNNNNNNNNNNNNNNNNNNNNNNNNNNNNNNNNNNNNNNNNNNNNNNNNNNNNNNNNNNNNNNNNNNNNNNNNNtttaatttctattttaattatatttctttttctcttataaCGTGACGTATAAGTATAATAGgaacatgcaatttttttccaggAGTTAATTCGATAATATCATACGATATAGAAGGAAGTGTTTGGGAAACAATAGCGCTCAGTCCGATTTCATTACTCAATGCCGGAATGGTTTCAACTGAAAAAACTCTATTCATTATTGgtaagaaatacattaaaataagttctGAATGAAAGTctgaaatgcttaaaaaattgatgCAGCCTTCATAATTTTACGTATTCTTCAAAATGTTTAGTGTTttagattataataaattaggTTTCATtcgtagaaaaaatatatgacaaTGATACCATATCGGtttatcaaacttttaattagagctcaaaaattttttcatgatattctGCCTTTTAttccatataaatatatatatatatatatatatatatatatatatatctgtgtgtgtgtgtacgTACCGTATTCAAGTTCGCAATTTTCCCCAGATGAGCACCAGTGTACAATGTACAGAgcacaaaaagagaaaaacaaacggaccaccatgaataactttcgatccaaggatcggatcttcacgttctaggactcaactTTAATGATTCGAAGGGGGGACCTCaaatacatcattttaaaaccaatctgattaccaatttttttacatcatttaaaagaatgtatttttacatggaaatatacaaaatttaagcaaaatcggttgaatagtttctgaaaacacgtcttttttataatatgatttctcagaaactattcgaccggttttgctcaaattttgtattttgtcattcaaaattactttctttaaaatgatgtaaaaaaactgtatttcttagatttcaaaagtttttcgactattgttaaataaaataatgaaaaataataaatactcagcaaatttattttttgtgtggaatTGTCTGTggctaaacgaattttataattgtatgcaaaaaagttttcagttcgcttaaaaatttctcaaggtatggaaaaattcgcaaaaaagtaaaatttacattaaggggAGCTTTGGActgctctcctgatcaaactattgggagAACATTTTCCATTGCGGCTACCTTCTGTGTTGTTGAGGTCGAAAATAagaattcatagaaaaaaaaggtatgtttattcagagaaagtacgtttaaGTGTCTGATcttgtaacttgaaatatcgttttgcactatttaattagcatatttgaggtcactcccatgaatcattaatattgagtcctagaacgtgagcattaaaccaaaagttattcaggatgatcaatttatttttttgcgcactgtacacaCGTTGGAAGTAATGACGTACCCgtctagtttaaaattttctccgaTCTACGCTTCACGcattaaattccaaaattttttcccgcaggatttgataaatattatatgaattgAGTGATTTGCTAGCTAAAAGCttcattcaatcaaaaataagttttataacatgtttctataaattacttaaatttggTTTCATGTGTAAGGCTATGACAAGTCAAATCAACGTTAATAATTTTGCAGAACATATTAACCGAAAAAGCCGAAACGAATgggtattttaaatgtatatgaaaCTACGTGTTtcttatatatacttatattttcttatttgtatatATGATACTCatgcttttaaatgtttataaatttagataagAAAACACTCGAcaagaactaataaaataaaattaaagttatctattaaccccttggggacgggtgattcagaaaaacattcgtacaaaatcagaatcaagttgcaattaaataaaaaacggtaacttaaacgtagtcgttactaatttgacagacttactttgcttttattttaattattgttagtttgatcatatatataatcaatgtttattcaaagtataactaaatagttttattttgaacaaagtaatggtgaattaaataaatcgaaaaattataactccgcccacaaataaactgctaaagaaatactttgattaccagttttatcttcttaccctgattgatacggttttttgctgtcacgtatttgtgacagtcggcgcgaaagggttaaacctTGGAAAAACTGAGGTaaagtttgaataccatctcaaattcaataatattgttAACTTTAGATGTTTATATAATGTAACGTACGTATAATATAACGTATAATATACAGTTTCTCGAAAcaccattaaataattttaatggtgTCTAACATCTCCTCTTAATTTCCTCTGCAAATGAAAACaggttttgttaattttgaaatccacCTCTCTCGTTGATGATTCGTCAAGTTTTGATAACCACTTAATtttttgatcgtttaaataatagttgaggatttccaaaaatagttcaaatgtGGTTATTACAGAATATTATGCCTATAAAACTGCAATAAGTCATAGAAATACTGTGTGATCCAAATTATTCAATCCGGGCAGGGATAGCCTAGTCGGCAGGGCACTTGACCCATGTCTAAGAGATCGTGGGTTTGATCCCTgctggccgaagactctccgtgtagtaaaggatgactgatgcacgctaaatttgtcgagtcacaaagtcctccatgttcccataacaaatcaatacctctatgGGTACTGATCGAGGAGTTTCCTTGTcgtctggattggttcaaaaattacagggctacggagttgaacattagcagtcgtaatcccaaaaattgggtcggcttcTCAAcgatggtaataaaaaaataataataaaaattattctgtccGAATACTGAACGATTCTAGTTATCGATCCGAATCAGGCCAAGAAGACGATGTAGACTTGTAACAAATAAACAcgctttattttatcataaatgtgTTATCATTTATAAACATGTAGTATatctactaaatttattttatgttcaacAGGTAAAAGTCCTCATATACATCGAGTCCATAGACAACAAAGACGTCATATACGGTGTTCTCGAAGAATTCCAGGAGAGGGGACAGGAGGCTCGATTGAAGGACGTTGGGTTTGACGGTGGTCAAGATGACATTTTCGCCATTCGCAAAATGTTTGTCGACGAGTTTGGGGGCAAGCTCAACGTCTGGCTTGGAGATGGTAAATCCAACTGCATCAGTGCTTTCTATCCAGATGGCCGACTCAGACGAGAAGTGTCAATGCGAAATTCTGTAAACAATGATTTTGTCGGCAAAGTCTATCACTGGACTATTGATCTCAAATTGCGAATCCGATTGTCGTTGAATTTAGCCGTTGAcgcaattttaacaaatgacCCAGAAGACGTCATCGAAGTTTTACAAGAGTCATACTATAAAAATGACTTCAGATTGGCTACTCCGTATGACGATCCGTTTTCTACttttagaaattgaattaaGTTTAGAATACATTCTTCTCGATTTTGAAAGCAGGGTTCTCAATATGGTTCGCCAGCAATTTAACCCGTTAAAATATAATCGTATACTTATTCTTATAAAGAGAATAGGTGGTAATTTAtgtccttaaatttttaaaatttattttggtaaaaaagaaagaaactttccccaaaattcataaataattaacattttgatcAGTAACAAATTCGTCAAAATATCAATGACACGATTCCATCATACATTATAAGACATCACATCGTATTAAGATtgttgtacagtgcgcaaaatagaaaaagggaccatcctgaataacttttgatctaatgataggatgTTCACTTTTTAGGACTCAAACTTAAAGCTTCGAGGGTGTGACCTAATGTATGCTAGTTAATTTGtggaaactatattttaagttacgaaatcagacacaaaaacgtattttttctgaataaatgtaccttttttgatggattcggatttttgatccTCTAGATGGAGGGGTAGCAACAATCTAGAAAATAGGCtcacaatagtttggtcaggagagtggtccaaagtttgaacccctaaatattaattttactttttacgtatttcaccATAACTAGAgaagttttaattgaattgcaaaaattttgcactcaattgcaaaactcgtttatccaaagataattccatgcaaaatataacttttagtaactatttcttattatttatttaaggacggtaaaaaaaaattgaattgcaaggtatataattttttacacaatttaaagtatgtattcaacctcaggaactattcgaccaattttgcttttgtattttgctacttaaaattacattctttaaaatgatgcaaaaattgtatacttcaCAGGTCAAAAAGCTTcgactgtttttaaataaaataataaaaataataaatatttactaaaagttgtaCTTTACTAGGAGCTAtaggataaacgaattttattgtTTGCAGCTATCTGCAGCCAGATTGCAGCTATCCCCTATACTTTGGGATAAGAAATCTGAatccatagaaaaaaaaggtatgtttatacagagaaagtacgtttttttgtctgatttcgtaatttaaaatatcgtctgcactaattaattagcatatttgatgtcaccccctcgaactattaagattgaaatGGGAAAATCCGATCATTCAATCAAGAGTTATTTAGGAtagtctgttttttattttgctctcagtatattgttttagttcaacattgaatttactttcagagttaaaaaaaatttcaaaggatGTTCCATCTCTATGCGTgtgtttgattaatttatttgctcTGACTGTTAAGAAACTTTCTATTCAAAatcatgaaactaaaatataactGGAAAAATATAATGCTTGTACCAGTTTGTTACCAATTGTTGAACCTTGGTACCAATTTGTTGTTATTAGCAGATCACTCTGAActcgaaaaatttatatactgttaaaatttcactttttaaatgtttgttgtatttaatttttcaagttgcattatgtattctttttacacatttcacgaataaaattgttaaaaaaaagattttgatcttgtttttgttttactatttacGTATTAAAATTGcctaatttattgttttagtgTGGAGTGTTCTATAGTGTTCTATAGAGTGTTTAGTGTTGGAGTGTTCTATAGTGTTCTATAGAGTGTTTAGTGTTGGAGTGTTCTATAGCGATGTAGACTAATAACCGTACCTCAAAGTTTAAAGATTAACCCTATGACGCAGAATTGTTACTAATCATATTTCtcatactttttcttcttctattaaTTAGGTTAAAGTAAGgggaaaatattatacttagcattttaataatttatggttatgaaatacatcaTGAAATACCGTTGTCTCGTCCAAgcaattacttttcaaatttgcaattatttggctctaagagaaacatttatttagtatggaaatttctttaatttacaaaatcaattgatacaatttttaacataaatgagaaaaaaaaatatgttttttctccaagaaactttttttgattttatattttattacaaatatatatccgataatttagcagatttttagggactattagactgttttttataattaaataatgtcgAAACATATATTGCTTGTAATTTAAGCGtccggaaaaaaaagagataaaagagACATTGGTGCCTCATCTGGGTCAAAGGGTTAAGTTAAGCATAATTCAGCTGTCGCCTatgttttgagtttaaaaataaaatgaaacttttttttctttctattttgtatTACGGTGCGAAATAGAAAAACATACTAATTTCGCACTACGGGACGGAAAGGAAACACAAGaaagttaattgaaaacaaCTGGGAATCTTAAATTTGgaatattatttggaaaaaaggagcctacacaaatattaaaagaaataggtaaatataaattaaaaaatataggtaCAGTGGGAAATAAAAAACGaatatgaataacttttgacccctaatgattggattttcacgtgctagggctcaatcttaatagttcgggAGTTTCACCttatatatgctaattatttagtgtaGGAGATACTTTAAactacgaaatcagatacaaatcTTTTCCCCGAcgtatttggatttttaaaccCTAAAATATACACTATCTAGGAAATTTGGTCTTAATAATTTGGTCAAAAGAGcggtcaaaattttgaatctcttattgttagttttactcTTTGCccatatttcgccatatttcaATAGCTTCTAAAGCGTATCGCAAACTTTTGcacacagttttaaaattcgttaatcCAAAGATAAGATAAGcacataattacatttaattataatcgtttataatttttttttaatgatagcacaaattttttttttgaattgttaagggttaaaaatttttagatcacttcaaagaatgtaattttgtataagaaaatacaaaatttgaataaaatcgaTCGTAAAATTTCAgagttatcaatttttaaaaaaaaaatcgaattttcaataaaaaaaaattaatgaaattaataaaatgtcagGTTCAcgaaactttttcttaattaaggTAAATGCCCCAAATATGGCAATGTTGTTGTTTAGTTCCTGATTTTGAATATAGATGACACTATATACGCTTAAAGCTGTGTAAATGAAGTGAAGGAGTATTGGGAGTTAATACAAAGAGTCAATAAGCGATTTTTGCAATTGAATGAGATATAGTATCGCAACTAACGTAGCGGTATTACACGTAGCAGTACTTGTCCTTCTAAATTCGATGCATAAACGTGTCCTTTTTGTTTATAGTAATCCAGCTTTGTTCAGTAATCCGTATTGAGGAAATTAAAGTGAGTTCTTTATCTGTTAAAGAACCTTgtcgtgatttttttaaagcaatattgtTTCCTAATGGATGctgtttttaatacaaatgtgTGTGTTTCATATGGCGTAATTAGGAATTCAATCCAGAAAATTTGACAACTCACTGCATCATAAAGGAGCAGAAAAATAACAACGAAACAATTCAACAATTTAGGTAAAGtgaacaaaaaagaacaataaacatttgaatcaataaacatttcaacaatataaaattttagacattAACATGAAAAAGGTAAAGTTAGTGACAACTCATGAGATTTCTTGCGTCCCAATACAATTTAGTGACATTCCCACTTTTCTGGGAGTTACTAGCTAGTCCCTTGCACAACAAGAGGTGACCAGAGTTTAATACACCTGTGTCACAAATTGGGCATGTTTTGCTGGgaagaatttttatgttatataaatgttCTGATAAGCAATCGTGGTCTGTTTTAAGCGTAAAATGGGTTACTGCTTCTTTACGGGGTTGATAACAGAgaaatttccaatttaataCAAAGTAAACTGAAAACAAATCTCGCGCTTTTTACCTTCTCCACATCCGGTTAGAAAGCTCACAGCTTCTTAGTACAGTTCATTgtgcgaggcgatattttcaaacagatattttcgttttcaattaagaaataaataatacagtttCTGATCTGAAttttgctgtatttcataagatgATGACGTTATTAAAATTCTGGTGAGTTAGAAGTGTAAATTTGCTTTAGTTTCTTATTCACCTCATTCCTGCCGGAGGTTTTCTCTATTATCAGCAGATGGTAGTACAATAAGAGGAGTTTATAACTTCCTCTTGATGGTACGAATGCATTGTTTTACTCTATTCTGAGCTGTTATGACGCCATAGAAGGACTGCAAGACTTacagttgattttaaaaaaggcaaCATGATTGCTACATTTAGAAATAACTTGTTTTTTGGCATTCCTGATTTGACTTCTTTTTGACtcgtttttaactatttgtcCTTGTTGCAAGCAGTACACCGTGTATACGttaatattagtatttaattagaGTACCGAGACAAAGTTCATTTAGCAAATTAACATATAATACAAACTCCACACAATGAACACGTTGAGCCAAATAACCTCAAAATACATCTGATACAGTAATCCGAAAATATAGGTGGTAAAGAGTCTGCAGCGCCCCCTAGTGTAGAAAATACTGTCCACACAGTCGTTGTAAGAAACTAATTACTAAATCGAAACCAGCACCCAAgatcatatatggcaacgttacttttaaaaagtaacgagtaaaagtacaagtacttttaaaaaaagtaacgagtaaaaagtaaaaagttcttattttaaaaagtaacgagtaaaaagtacaagtacaaaacaaaaaaagtaacgatttaaaagtacatttctaggaaatcgaaaattcaaagtaacctaaaattttattgaataatattcttatgttctttaatgtttttgcaaaattgttgttatttatttaattatttttaattttgaaagttatggatattaatttatttttaaattcggaagaatattataatataattttataatata
The nucleotide sequence above comes from Parasteatoda tepidariorum isolate YZ-2023 chromosome 6, CAS_Ptep_4.0, whole genome shotgun sequence. Encoded proteins:
- the LOC107448634 gene encoding dermonecrotic toxin LcsSicTox-betaIC1 — translated: MINHIHLRYTHVLTFILLHALLVSTAHADKRPFYVIAHMVNELRQVRHYLDRGANSLESDIQFYSDGSVKEVYHGFPCDCFRTCTKTAGLSEYLQHVRKITDPNEPNNYYDKMVLQMLDLKMSSSNNKKKSGREIARHILDHLWTPDGSREQEVKVLIYIESIDNKDVIYGVLEEFQERGQEARLKDVGFDGGQDDIFAIRKMFVDEFGGKLNVWLGDGKSNCISAFYPDGRLRREVSMRNSVNNDFVGKVYHWTIDLKLRIRLSLNLAVDAILTNDPEDVIEVLQESYYKNDFRLATPYDDPFSTFRN